The Alosa alosa isolate M-15738 ecotype Scorff River chromosome 9, AALO_Geno_1.1, whole genome shotgun sequence genome includes a region encoding these proteins:
- the si:ch211-198n5.11 gene encoding methylcrotonoyl-coenzyme A carboxylase 2 isoform X2: protein MHQQTQSKSMSIARRKRLPSAFPVVKGALHPIQNHVFELNFKNSLVCQERYHKYVAQVQKGGGENAVLRHTQRNKKLLVRDRLRRLLDDEDYLELSPFAGLGLPYGDIPSAGCLTGIGRINGLWCVFIANDATVKGGTAYPITVKKQLRAQDVAMQNRLPCVYLVDSGGAFLPLQSEIFPDKNQGGRTFYNEAVMSAMKIPQVAIVCGSCTAGGAYIPTMAEETVMVHKIGTIFLGGPPLVKAATGEEVTPEDLGGARLHAEVSGCVDHFATVEQDAFEATRNIISTLNFELPEEDEAGLVEEPLHSSGDLLGLAPKTYHHSLDAKLIVSRLTDGSKFQEFKARYGTTLLTGFGRIDGHLVGIVANNGELTCEASLKGTHFVSLCDQRDVPLIFLQNTAPHSGLTLSTDKAEANTNRLKAQGSMMSAVACASTPRITVVIGGCHGADSYAMCGRAFDPNFLFLWPNARVSLVAPGCSEALGHEEEEAVQLDKKLEDESSAFFSSGRLWDDGVILPQDTRKILSNCLKIIKQQDYQISKEKQRTPLLRL from the exons ATGCACCAGCAAACACAGTCCAAGTCCATGAGCATTGCGCGAAGAAAGCGTCTACCCAGTGCCTTTCCAGTCGTAAAAGGAGCCCTACACCCAATTCAGAATCACGTATTTGAACTAAACTTCAAGAACAGCCTGGTCTGCCAAGAGCG ATATCATAAATATGTTGCGCAGGTGCAAAAGGGGGGTGGCGAGAATGCGGTTCTGcgtcacacacagagaaacaaaaagCTCTTGGTCAGAGATCGCCTTCGCAGGTTGCTTGATGATGAAGACTACCTAGAGTTGTCCCCTTTCGCAGGGCTGGGACTACCCTACGGTGACATTCCCTCGGCTGGCTGTCTAACTG GCATTGGCAGGATCAATGGACTATGGTGTGTGTTCATAGCCAACGACGCCACTGTGAAGGGTGGCACTGCATACCCTATTACTGTCAAGAAGCAGCTCCGGGCCCAAGATGTAGCCATGCAGAACCGGCTGCCCTGTGTGTACTTAGTGGACAGTGGTGGGGCCTTTCTCCCTCTGCAG TCAGAAATCTTCCCTGACAAAAACCAAGGAGGACGCACTTTCTACAACGAAGCAGTAATGTCTGCTATGAAAATACCCCAG gtggcgataGTTTGTGGCTCCTGCACTGCAGGTGGTGCCTACATTCCCACCATGGCCGAGGAGACGGTGATGGTTCACAAGATCGGAACCATCTTCCTCGGGGGCCCCCCGCTGGTGAAGGCGGCTACAGGGGAGGAGGTCACCCCAGAGGACCTGGGTGGAGCGCGCCTGCatgcaga AGTGAGTGGCTGCGTGGACCACTTTGCCACCGTGGAGCAGGACGCCTTCGAGGCCACCAGGAACATCATCTCCACCCTGAACTTTGAACTCCCGGAGGAGGACGAGGCCGGGCTCGTGGAAGAGCCTCTGCACAGCTCTGGCGACCTGCTGGGCCTTGCTCCCAAGACCTACCACCACAGCCTGGACGCCAAGCTG ATTGTGAGTCGACTCACAGATGGCAGTAAGTTCCAGGAGTTCAAAGCTCGGTACGGAACCACTCTTCTCACGGGTTTTGGCAGAATTGACGG GCATCTGGTGGGCATTGTTGCAAACAATGGCGAGCTCACATGTGAAGCTTCGTTGAAGGGCACCCACTTTGTTTCGCTGTGTGATCAGAGGGATGTCCCGCTCATATTCCTCCAGAACACGGCCCCACACTCTGGGCTGACGCTGTCCACGGACAAG GCCGAGGCGAACACTAACCGTCTGAAGGCTCAGGGTTCCATGATGTCTGCGGTGGCCTGCGCCTCCACGCCGAGAATCACTGTGGTGATCGGGGGTTGCCATGGCGCTGACAGCTATGCCATG TGTGGACGGGCATTTGACCCCAACTTCCTGTTCCTGTGGCCCAACGCCAGGGTGTCCCTGGTGGCGCCCGGATGTTCTGAAGCTCTCGGgcacgaggaagaggaggctgtGCAGCTCGACAAAAA GCTGGAGGATGAGAGCAGTGCGTTCTTCTCCTCTGGGAGGTTGTGGGACGACGGAGTGATTCTGCCCCAGGACACCAGGAAG atatTGAGCAACTGTTTGAAAATCATCAAACAACAAGACTACCAGATTTCCAAGGAAAAGCAGCGGACGCCATTACTTCGACTGTAG
- the si:ch211-198n5.11 gene encoding methylcrotonoyl-coenzyme A carboxylase 2 isoform X1 produces the protein MYRCILRRLSIEGCVDVSSCLRQQRVSDKKWSVFTRSRLHHRCIHSWISPVTADRGQPLTHFLSAPIMHQQTQSKSMSIARRKRLPSAFPVVKGALHPIQNHVFELNFKNSLVCQERYHKYVAQVQKGGGENAVLRHTQRNKKLLVRDRLRRLLDDEDYLELSPFAGLGLPYGDIPSAGCLTGIGRINGLWCVFIANDATVKGGTAYPITVKKQLRAQDVAMQNRLPCVYLVDSGGAFLPLQSEIFPDKNQGGRTFYNEAVMSAMKIPQVAIVCGSCTAGGAYIPTMAEETVMVHKIGTIFLGGPPLVKAATGEEVTPEDLGGARLHAEVSGCVDHFATVEQDAFEATRNIISTLNFELPEEDEAGLVEEPLHSSGDLLGLAPKTYHHSLDAKLIVSRLTDGSKFQEFKARYGTTLLTGFGRIDGHLVGIVANNGELTCEASLKGTHFVSLCDQRDVPLIFLQNTAPHSGLTLSTDKAEANTNRLKAQGSMMSAVACASTPRITVVIGGCHGADSYAMCGRAFDPNFLFLWPNARVSLVAPGCSEALGHEEEEAVQLDKKLEDESSAFFSSGRLWDDGVILPQDTRKILSNCLKIIKQQDYQISKEKQRTPLLRL, from the exons ATGTACAGATGCATACTGAG GCGTTTGAGTATCGAGGGTTGTGTCGATGTGTCCTCATGCCTACGACAACAAAGGGTCTCGGATAAAAAGTGGAGTGTTTTTACTCGAAGTCGACTTCACCACCGGTGTATCCATTCATGGATATCACCAGTAACAGCGGATCGGGGGCAACCTTTGACACACTTCTTGTCTGCACCAATTATGCACCAGCAAACACAGTCCAAGTCCATGAGCATTGCGCGAAGAAAGCGTCTACCCAGTGCCTTTCCAGTCGTAAAAGGAGCCCTACACCCAATTCAGAATCACGTATTTGAACTAAACTTCAAGAACAGCCTGGTCTGCCAAGAGCG ATATCATAAATATGTTGCGCAGGTGCAAAAGGGGGGTGGCGAGAATGCGGTTCTGcgtcacacacagagaaacaaaaagCTCTTGGTCAGAGATCGCCTTCGCAGGTTGCTTGATGATGAAGACTACCTAGAGTTGTCCCCTTTCGCAGGGCTGGGACTACCCTACGGTGACATTCCCTCGGCTGGCTGTCTAACTG GCATTGGCAGGATCAATGGACTATGGTGTGTGTTCATAGCCAACGACGCCACTGTGAAGGGTGGCACTGCATACCCTATTACTGTCAAGAAGCAGCTCCGGGCCCAAGATGTAGCCATGCAGAACCGGCTGCCCTGTGTGTACTTAGTGGACAGTGGTGGGGCCTTTCTCCCTCTGCAG TCAGAAATCTTCCCTGACAAAAACCAAGGAGGACGCACTTTCTACAACGAAGCAGTAATGTCTGCTATGAAAATACCCCAG gtggcgataGTTTGTGGCTCCTGCACTGCAGGTGGTGCCTACATTCCCACCATGGCCGAGGAGACGGTGATGGTTCACAAGATCGGAACCATCTTCCTCGGGGGCCCCCCGCTGGTGAAGGCGGCTACAGGGGAGGAGGTCACCCCAGAGGACCTGGGTGGAGCGCGCCTGCatgcaga AGTGAGTGGCTGCGTGGACCACTTTGCCACCGTGGAGCAGGACGCCTTCGAGGCCACCAGGAACATCATCTCCACCCTGAACTTTGAACTCCCGGAGGAGGACGAGGCCGGGCTCGTGGAAGAGCCTCTGCACAGCTCTGGCGACCTGCTGGGCCTTGCTCCCAAGACCTACCACCACAGCCTGGACGCCAAGCTG ATTGTGAGTCGACTCACAGATGGCAGTAAGTTCCAGGAGTTCAAAGCTCGGTACGGAACCACTCTTCTCACGGGTTTTGGCAGAATTGACGG GCATCTGGTGGGCATTGTTGCAAACAATGGCGAGCTCACATGTGAAGCTTCGTTGAAGGGCACCCACTTTGTTTCGCTGTGTGATCAGAGGGATGTCCCGCTCATATTCCTCCAGAACACGGCCCCACACTCTGGGCTGACGCTGTCCACGGACAAG GCCGAGGCGAACACTAACCGTCTGAAGGCTCAGGGTTCCATGATGTCTGCGGTGGCCTGCGCCTCCACGCCGAGAATCACTGTGGTGATCGGGGGTTGCCATGGCGCTGACAGCTATGCCATG TGTGGACGGGCATTTGACCCCAACTTCCTGTTCCTGTGGCCCAACGCCAGGGTGTCCCTGGTGGCGCCCGGATGTTCTGAAGCTCTCGGgcacgaggaagaggaggctgtGCAGCTCGACAAAAA GCTGGAGGATGAGAGCAGTGCGTTCTTCTCCTCTGGGAGGTTGTGGGACGACGGAGTGATTCTGCCCCAGGACACCAGGAAG atatTGAGCAACTGTTTGAAAATCATCAAACAACAAGACTACCAGATTTCCAAGGAAAAGCAGCGGACGCCATTACTTCGACTGTAG